AAGCTCTACCGATATAGCGTGACCTCACATTTGTTCTTCACAGAAGGGGTGACTATTTGCCTAGCTTGTTGTTTTCGGCATGATAAAAAAAGTACAAGGAAATATTTCCGCTCACCAGGATCCCGGCCAAGTGAGCACACACCTCTGATCATTTTGCTCAAACCTCTCTCTGGTTATTTGTTGTCCAAGAACCTTGTGAGGCACCGGTCCAAAAGAAAAGAAAGCCAATCCGACAAAATGTTCGACTCTGAGGGAATGAATTGATTTGCGAGTATTTTGTGAACTGCTGATACCTGACAGTCGGCGATGGATGCCGACGACGCAGGCAGCCAATGCAGCCACCATGGACGAACACTGCATGGCACAAATTAAAATTGTAAAGAAGGGGCCTGCAGAGGAACAATACAGGACGGGGTGGACGGCACGTACGCGGAGGCAGACGCGCAACAGAAGCgcggagatggcggcggcgcaTCCTGGAGGAAGGAACGACGATGGATCacggaggaaggggaagaggagaaggtGGAGTTGTTCGCCCAGGAGGATAGCGCTGGAACCTGACAACCTGGCTTGTTACCGAATGGGAAGACCTGGGCCTTCGACAGCCCAATTACGGAGAGAAACCGAAGCTCGTTCTCCGGGGTAGCGGCCCACAAGACGGTGCCTGGATCGCGTGCGAAACGACCTGCGACGAGGGAGTTCAATCTAGATCGTACGTTAGAGTGATCCGATGGCTGAGAGGCTTAAAACGCTGTGGTGGCTTGTTGGTAGCTGCGTTATACTGTTTTGTAAttgattgacttgattgtcttCCTGATCAGTGATTAGTATTGATGGCCCTTGAGCTCGATTTGAAGGACCCACGAGGAAAGATCGCATGTAGACTTTATTGGGTCTGGCATAAAATTTAATCAGATGACCTCTTTGGTCTTCGGGTTGGCTCATCCAAGATCCGATTAACTTGATTTTGAAACTAGTCATTTACCCAGGTGAAGATGCGGGTACTTTTATTTTTTTAATCGTAGCCTGCAGCTTATCTGCTATACGTGATGTGCTTATTGGTTGGTTCATTAGTTAGATTCATCCGAAAAACATCGCTTTGTTTTTCTTTCTTGTGGGTAAAAAAAAAACACCGCTTTGTTGGTTCCGAGTAGTCGCGTGCCATTCGGTTTGTTGGTATTGGTACAGAGTGACCTTTTACAACATAAATAATTCTTTTTGCGCAGAATGTAAGTTATATACTAAAATtacgtcaattaatttggatcggagggaatAGTAGAATCTGTACTCTGCTCAAGCATAACACATTTATGCTCTAAAGTTTTTGGTCGTTTGGTTAAGAGTTGCAAAATTCTTCATAGAATGTAAGAAAGTACGTACACTGCACATTACGTACGTATCATACTTCGGCAGTGAGTATTGCTTTAGATTTTGGCCTCGTTCGGTGTTCATCCGCTTCACTGTTCCACTCTAGAAGTGGACAGAGCTGCAGTGAAAAGTCTTGAAGCGGGCGAAACGATGCTCCGCAGATCCGCGGATTTCAAAGAGCCGGCGCATTGCCGAACGGTCCGACTCCGTCGCTCCATCCATCTCCGAGGAAAGCTTCAGGCGAAACTCTGCCGATCGAGAGTGGTGGTGATGGGTGGTGACCAACGGGCAGGAGGCAGATATTCTCGCATTTCCTATTGTTTATTTATTATTTTCTGGTTAGGTGCACGACCCGAGAGAAAAACGCGTCACTGGGAACGCAAAAGGCGGCCCTTTCTGGTTTTGGGCTGTCGGTATGGTGGTGGAGTTTGACGTCTCCACTCTCCACTCTCCtcctttgcattcttgcatctTGGTCCTACTATACATGTGACTGAGTGAGCGTGTAAGACAGTCTCTAGGTTACTTGAAAAGAAAAGTCTCTGGTTTCAGTTTCTGTCATGGTAGCAACTTAAGCGTGTGTTTTTTGACGGGCAACTTATAGCATGTCTCAAagttcaaaagaaaaagaaaaacttagcATGTCTCATTTTTATCTGAACGACGTTAGCTGTTTTGTGTTACTTTGGCTTGTCGGACTGTATACACATTCAAATTTAGTCATTGAGTTAACACAACAATATGGTACCAAGATAACATAGGGTGACCCGATCTTCTCACCGGATGATGCAAATCTTCGCACGACCCACTGCCAACACAACGAACTTGCAACATAATAGAAATTCACCTCACCACAATTTAGCGCCAACCACAACCGGTTTCGCCAACCAATTCACCTAACATAGTGTTTTGACGATTTAGATTTGATCTTTTCCCCCACTCCGAGGATAACATTATATAGGCCGGAAATCACACAGAGCTTTTCAATGCATCCTTACTTGTTGTTACTTGAAGCATGTATGCATATTTTGCAACCGTTTCAAATTCGAACCTTCCCAGTCAAATCAATACAAAAGGGAATATCTTATGTTCCATCTTTGTTCTCCTTACTTGATGATGGCCTCCTCTGCCTCAAACCTAACAATATAAAGATATAATGGTCTAGACCGTATAAAGTCTTCATCAACATTTAAGTTGTCAAACTCGGCCAAGAGAAGTTTCCTTGTTGTTCTAGTAGTCTGGCGCATGTCCTTATAATTCGCCCAACACTAGTAAAAAAAAGGGTCATTTGTCCTGGTGCTagaaggcctttagtcccggttctagtagTTTTACTTGATGATGGCCTCCTCTGCCTCAAACCTAACAATACAAAGATATAATGGTCTAGACCATATAAAGTCTTCATCAGCATTCAATTAGTCCCGGTTTTGGCCTGTGCAAAAGAAAAAGCAAATTGAATGCCAAATGTTACCCAAAATGTCTCTCCAAATTTGTTTTTTTCACCGACAAAGCACTACTGCTCCGTTTCGCATGAAAATTGGCAAACATGTTTGTGACCCGAACATGAACATCCACAAAAAATTCAGATTCTTTTTAGAATATTGTACTACTTCTTTAGCATTACTGTTCATCCGGGACCAAATGCTCATGGGAGccaaaatgcccccccccccccacacagaaATCATCCTATAACACGTGTTTACTTCACTCCGATGCAGAGACTGGAAACAATATTTTTTCCCTAAGAAATAAATCATCTAGAGAGAAACCAGACTGCTTCATTAGGAATGTTGGAATGGACGAGACAGCCTCGACACCCAGCCGTCGCCGCCTCTCCAAAATAGGCTAGGGTTGCTCTGCCTCCGTCGGCGCCATCGCCGGTCTATCTCATCTCTGGTGGCTCTAGTGCCATGGAGGCGTGGTGGATCCTGACCCTTACCTGTGAGGGGCtccgattttatttatttttatctgtGTCCTGCTTAGGAAGACGAGACGACAACGgctccttgaagatggaataaagttctTCCCGCTTAGCCCTATTTCAGTGGTGCATCTAGTATCGCCGGAGgtcatgtggaggtgtgtctcctcATGGGATTCGCCCGACTATTGTCTTTGGTGGATCTATTTGGATCCGATCttcgttcgtctacgttcgtgtgtcttcaggttggatccttgcGATCTACGCGCCCCTTCATCAGCGCatgtgttgttctggtgcgctggtactatgcggccttagcacgacgacttttcaATTGTTTACTACAATAAGTTTTGCTTGGATCCGGTGAGGCAGGAGCGACGATGGCGGTGCGTATTCGGCTCGTTACAGTGCTTGCAGTTCGTTGCTAGTTGGTCTATGAatttattatttctggtatttgTTTTACTatcatgattaaagatgaatacaTTGAAAGTTTTCTTGAAAAAGAATGTTGGAATGATTTTCACACTAAAGCATGAAAACGTTGGCCTTATGTGAGAATCTGACTGACCGAGGGGGGTAAACTCACAAATTCCCCGAATTAAAAACGTCAAAGAAAGTGAAGAAAAGGCGGCGATTTCTATCCCCTCGCTCGCTTCCCCTTCCGACAGCAAGTGCGAGCTACTGAGCTCTGCTCCGCCCCCACACCCTCCCGTCGCGCGCGCGGCGGCCGCCGCCCTCCCTGATCCGAGAGCCAGAGAAGCCGGTAAGTCCCCTCCCCTCGCCCGATCGTCCCACCCGGCCCGCGAGCCAGGGCTCCGCGCGGTCGATCGCTGCCCGGCTCCGCTGCCGCCGCGCGCAGCCGACCTCTGCAGCTCCGGTTATTCATTTTTATTTCTTTATTATCTTTTTCTTAGGAGGGAAGCTCCCttcttgattgacttgattgtttcgTATGGTATCCTCGTCCTGATTACTGGGTACTATTACATATGATCTTTGAGCTCGATTCGAAGAACCCTCGAGGAAAGAGCGCCTGTGTACACTGTAGCTGGTGCTGGGCTCTGACATAAAATGTAGACAGAAGACCTATTTGGCCTTCAGGTTGACCCATCCAAGATCCGATTGCTGCACCGGTCAACTTAGTTTTGGAGCTACTTATTTACCCTAGTCCCTAGGTGGATTTGTTGGATATTTTAATCCTAGTCTGCTAGGAGGGATGTAGTCTGCAGCTTATCTGCTGCTGCGTGCTGTGCTTACTAACCGGTCCATCAGTTCGATTTCTCTGGAAAGCATCCCATTTGTTAGCTCTTCTTCCAGTTCACCCACTGATCTGATCACCTTCGGTGCTGCTTTGATCTTGTAAAAGTAGCATAATTCTTCAGTTTACGATGGGGAGAAAAGAGGTACTGGGACTTGAAAGTGTCTGAAATTCCCACTCATGTGAGGCAGAGGAATTACAGCGAGCAGACGCACACTTTGCTGTACTGCTGTGTTGCTGGCTCCTTATCCGGTCCCATTATTGCTGGTCGCTCTCATGCGCCATCTGGCTTGTTGGGATTGGTATGCAGTGTCCGGAAGGATCCCATGTGTGGGTATTAACTATGAGAGACAAGGACTGACGAAATGGAGTAATTGGAAACATTCTCTGGATATCTCCCTACTGGGTGGTTAAGATCTGCATATGCATCTCATAGGGTACGCTATTAAGAGCTAGGAATTTGTGTGTTCCAACACCACTCTGTAAGGTTTGATGTAATTCCATGTACCAACCAGACAAACATCAAAACACTGCAATGCTATTAAAAGTCATCCGGTTGGTTGCAGTAAGTAGTTTTGGAACTTTTTATCTGGTGTTTCTTTCTGTGTTTCAATGCTTGCTCCCTGTTTCTTGCAGTAACTTTCTGTCTTTGAAGCCCATTGGAGGCCCAAGATCTTGTCGATGTTCGTCTGGAGATAGCATGTCATGTCTGAACAACAGGATCATGTTAGTAAAAGCTCGAGCTCTAGCATCAGCACCAGCACTCAGGAAAGCGAGGAGGAGGTGTCCGTAACTATCGGTAGCCTCCTCGCTCAAGCAAGGAACGACAAAGGACATAGTCTTGGGAGGCGCCTCTTGCATTTGGGTTCAGTCCCGGTAATCAAGAGTCAATCAACATTTGTTACTTTTTAATCTTTTAGTCCTATTTGCTTCCTGAGCTTTACCTCTAGCTGAGTGAGTCATAATTACTTTGATGAACTGTCTCTGAAGTCTGAACTGAACATAATTTGTCGGTGTAGTGCTCAATAGTAGCTAACGTGCATTATAATTCTGAATTGCGGATTGCAAAATCAAATaatgactcctttgcaatcttttatGACAAAATTACTAACACCCTGTTTTGCGGCAGCACCATCCTCGAGTTAATGGAGAGATTCCTAATGTTGATAATGCAACCTTGGATCATGAAAGATTGTTGGAAAGGTAAAGATCGGATCTCCCCTTCCCTCCACTTGAATGTGGACATCATTTTGTCGGATTAATCTTGTAGCATACATGTGCTGTTGCACCTTCTTCTGATGTTGCATCTTTTGCCTGTTCTCTAAGTTCATTTAGCGTTACCTTTTATTTGTCAGGTTGGGGACATATGGTTTGGCCGAGTTTCAAATAGAGGGAGATGGGAATTGTCAGGTTTGTTTACATGTTTACCCCCCAAAACTTGAAGATAAATGCAGGAGGCTTCACAAAAATTACTATTCCATTTCTTGAAGATAACATATTAATTAACCTATTGTTGCTTTCAGTATTGTTCCCATTTTTCTAACCCTACCAATGACCTATTGTCACAGTTTCGAGCTCTGGCAGACCAGATTTTTCGCAATCCTGAATATCACAAACAAGTGAGGAAGGCAGTCATGAAGCAGGTAGCTTGTTTGTCTCAGCCCGcggacattctgtagtaatctaAGTAAAAGCATTGATCATCTTGCAGACTTGATAATACAATTTCATTGATATGCAACTATGCTGAAGCCTGTCTCTGCTTTTCAGCTGAAGGAATTCAGAAAACGCTATGAAGGCTATGTACCAATGGAATATAAGGTGTACTTGAAGAAAATGAAAAGGTAGCACAGATTGTGCTGCTTAAATGCATGTTCACTGTTGACAGAGACAGTATACTAGGCTTCAAGTATATTCATAGCTTCGTATATATGTCCTGCAGATCCGGGGAATGGGGGGATCATCTGACCTTACAAGCGGCTGCAGACCGGGTAACATGCACTTCTAGTCTGATGATGGTTGAGTGGTTTCTATAGCAAAACCTTGCAATTGCAGCATTTTGACATTAATGTTCCTGTTGTTTCTATAACTCTGACTATAGCTCAAAGCCCTGAGGCGCAAAAAAAGTCCCACTTCGAGTCTATGCAGTAATATGTGTGTCTGATGTCATTGTTCACTATTCATGAAAATTGATATAGCATTCTCTGAATAAGATGCCCGAAATTTCTGATAACATTGACATTCCTTCGTATTATTCTTTTGAATCTTATAGTAAGAAGTTTAGTGATCAGTCAGATTTTTGTCTATATTAATGTTTCTCTTCGAACTGTCATGTTCTCAACACACACTATCATGGCATTAGCATGTGTCATTACTCATGTTTATTATCTGCCTGACGTCTTTCTCCCTTTGTATGTCTACTTGCTCACAGTTTGGTGCCAAAATTTGCTTACTGACGTCATTTAGAGACACCTGCTTAATTGAGATAGTCCCAAGGGACCTGACTCCTACAAGAGGTGAGAGCCGATGCACTAGTATCTCTTATGCCCTTGTTATAATCCTGAATTCTAGAGAGATTCATCCCGCCTTTTCCACGGCGCCCGCGAAGATTTCGCTGGAAACATGCTAACTAATATGCTTCCTTGGCATGTGTTTCAGAGCTTTGGCTTAGCTTCTGGTGTGAAGTACACTACAATTCCTTGTATGCGACTGACGGTGAGCGTTTGTTTTGCTTAGACCTGCTGATTTGGTGAACTACCAATGTTCATTTGCATCATTACAGACCATTAAAATTTTAACAATCCATTCCAGCTACTGCATTATTCGGTCATTGATCAGTTCTATCTTCTAAAAATGAGCTCCTGTTGTGCGCACTGCAGACCTCCTGACTCGCAAAACTAAGAAGAAGCATTGGTTGTTCTAGGGCGGTGCCGACTTCCGAGGGAGAGGAGCTTCTCTTTGCTGCAGCTGTTCTTCTCCCTTGAGCTTAGCAGGGTCTGCAATACTTTACTGGCCCTTACTAGTTACTACTACTACGGCCATCATTGTAAAATCTGTACCGAAATATTTGTAGTTGGGGAATACTAGTACAAGTTCCCCCAACAACAAGTATTgtgatacagagggagtagttgagaCTGTTTTAGCACGCAGGAATTTTACGGGAACACATCCGCAAAAATATTGAAACGGCCCGGACTTGTGTAGGATTATTATGAGGCAATGTACAGTAAACTTCAATGTAGTATTTAGCAAGGAAAAAGCACATGGAATGTCAAACTCTCAGCCCCACGAGTCTTATGTTCTACACTGGCAAGCgtgtttccttttttcttttttctttgcggTGTTATCAGTTAGTGGTCATTAATTTGTTGGTCAATGATCTTTCACGCCGTAGAATCACCTACATATTTTATGCGTGGCTAGATTCAAGCCTCGGGAGTCAAGATGGCAACGGAGATGAAACACACCGGGTTTTGCTTGCCCAAATTCATCCCGACAAGGAAATCTCAAGCCCATCCTTGTCACCATCATCATGTGCGGGGCTAGTTTTTTGCCCGTCTTCTAAACTCATCGGATTTTCTAAACCTACGGGAAATCCGTCCCCGCGAGCAGTCAATGAAAACAGCAGCATTGTAAGACAAACATGAGCATATTACAGCAACAAGAATCAGCATATTCACATATTTAGGCCATGTTTGGTTCGGCTATGGATTTCTAAAAGCAGGTGCGAAAAATTTGCTGTGAAAAAATAGCTGTgaaaaatctgatgtgaaaaagatgtaggtcatttggcaaaccagctgatacaactttttcagattttggcccgcagcggaatcagattttggaaagcacgtcctaGGCTGCTttcgcttttggttcagattttggcagtgGATTTTCggaatcggattctgctgggttcgccctttggttcagattctgctgcgcggcagcggaatccgtcgataaaagttgaaccaaacagggccttaagtCAAGATGGATTTGGATTTGTACTCCAGGGCCTCGACGCTGGGGCCCGGCTAGTCGGGCGTTGTGGCTTTAGGGCGATTGAGTCAAGATGAATCAGTGCATGCTAAAATAACGTATCTTGACGGGTATTTGTCGGGTTTTGGGTATTACTAAAACGGGTTTAAACCCGCGAAACATGTCGGGTTTTATTATGTACCCATCAACAGCCTCACGGGTATAAAAAGACGCCCATTCCCGTCCCCTATAGAGACGTAGGTTTCggggccccattgccatcttgaCTCCGGAGGCCATTTTGCCTATGTTGGCTCACTGCCATGTGGGACCTAGGTAACATGTCTACTAGAACTTGCCCGTGTGACTTTTGTCCTGGTTTTGAGCTGTGTAGCTTATGATGACGGGACAAATATGGAATATGGTTTTTTTTACGGGGCTGACGTGTATGGGCTATGTTTTGGTTACGTAAGATTAATAAGGTGTTATAACAGGGCTTAAAAATATTTTTATAATGCCGCTGCTCCGTGCAACTCTCCGGGTGTTTGATCCCAACTGCATCACCATTTCCCCATTATCATGTTCTCCAAAAGGAAAGTGAATTTTGAAGGAAAGTGAATTTCCACGGCATTAAACGTTGAGGTACATATATCACGATCATTTGGCCTTCTAATTCTTAAAaataacagttttgctaaagcatatctagatgtgtcataagtattgcacatttaagtcctatgtcattgatcttgcgttgagattcgtgtggatatttttcttttttctttttttcctctttatacttgattcactcacttaAATGTGCAATaattaaagcacatctagatgtgccctagacacaccctaAAAATAAACAACACCCATCATCAACAAATAGAACACTACTCACAAAAAAAGATAAATAGTACTAGAACCTAGCTACCCATGAGTGTGCGGCTATAGGAGGCGCGGCGGAGCGCGTCATACTGTCTAGTAGAGTTGAAGCATGTCTGTGATTGTGGAGTGTCAAATCTTTCATTGTTTTATGCTGGCACTGAAAAAAAATGATATACTCCCTTGTCTCAAAATAAATAAGTGTCGTGACTTTAGTTCAAATTTGGATGGAGTATATTTTTTTAAAGGACTGTGATATTTGGCACATGTGTGCCATATAAGCAAAACTGCCACACCTTTATTTCTTTCACTTTAAAGTACCACAcgatcccccttccttcgaccCCGCCTTCTCCCGAACGACTCTCCAGGCTCGCCCGAGAAACCTgctccccccccccgccccccccctcCACCGCGCACATCTCGCGCACCCACCCCTGAAAAAACTGCCACTTCTTCACGTCTACCGCACGATAAAAAATATATTGCGCATGTGGGATTCGAACCCacacctccttggcaccaaagcgcGCCACCACAACAACCTCACCCTTAGGTATTTGTTGCTCAAACTAAAGAAACTAATCATTTTGTTCCTTTTTTTACAATTGTGTTACTACAAAAAAGTATGAAAAATTACCACGATTTTCTCCCAGGACAAATTTATCATGGTATTTGCATGCAAGTTATCAGGCCTGTGTTGCGTAAGTTACGTGCTATTTACATAGAACTTACCAGGTACTATGTTTCAACAACTACACCCTTTCAAAGTTACCACTGTGTTATAAGGTCTTCGATGTGTAAAATACAGTGgtacttacacataagttatcaAGGTATGTGTACATCAATCTCGTCCTTGATCAAAGTTACCATGGAGGATTGTAGATGAGTTACCGGGTCTACACTTCGTATTATCATGGTACTTACACCTAAAAACCTGGGTGTGTTTCCGTAACTTTTTCCATAGGTCAAAAATTACCACGATGTTTTTGCGTAACTTATCACGCCTATAGCGGGTCAAAGTGGGCCGTTTTTCTGGGCCAACCCACGAGCACGTGTGCCTCCTCATGACACTAAACATTATGTGGCTTTTGTGTGACACATCATGTATTGTGTTCATCTAAGAGGCCCCGCAAGGCGAGTGTATGTTTTTAACAATTTGTTTTCCTTTGGTAAAACTAACCGTCATGTTTATATTGTAAGTTATCGGTTATGTggtgcttatattatcatgttattcacATAAAAATTATCAGGGATGTTTTGAACAACTTTTCCCCGGGACAAAAGGTTATCATGGTAATTCTAGGTAACCTATCAAGCCCGCAGTGCTTaaaataccatgctatttacaTAAAATTTATCAGGGGTATATTTCagcaaaatccccccccccccctcccgtgtCAAAAACTTATCATGATGTTTAGTTATCGCGGTGCATATGTTTTCATGTTATTTACACATAAAAATACCAGGGGATACCGGagtatcttttcaaaaaaaaaaatcttccctatggtcaaagttaccatggtgtttctaCCTCAGTTATCAGATGTGCGCTGCATATATTACCATCTATTTACGCATAAATTATCTGGTATCTTTTCATACTTTTCTTTCCCAATGGTTAAAGTTATCACGATatttgtatctaaattatcatgtctaTGGCGTGAATGTTATCGTGCTATTTACAGAAATTACCGGGGGCCGGGGTTCAACCAATTTCTTCCCAATGATCAAAGTTACCACGATGTTTTCACCAAAGTTATCACGCCTTCAATGCTTATGATCATGCTACTTACACATAATGTAGCGCGTGGTATACAAAAGTTATCATGTTGGTGGTGCGTCATTtatcgtggtggtgatggagaattTACCATGAAATTTTTTTATGTGCCAGATTTGATAGATAAAACAAAAGTTTTTCAGTGCTAAAACATTAAAGGCAAAACGTGCCAAAAACAGTATTTTCCTTAGCTTGTTCAACAATGAGTGTCATAGGTGAGATGGTTAGCTCCCTTCGTTGATTACCTGCAGACCAGAGATCAAATCCCAATTCAAGTATTGTTTTTGCCCAAAAATCTGGAAGGCGCGTGGGGTCGTAACTGGTGATTGAAAGAAAAGAAATTAGGACGGCGGGAAAGGAAGAAATCAAGAGGAGATCGTGAGGAAGTATGTGAAAGAAAAGACATCGGGAGGACGTGCGGAAAAGGAAGGAGATCGGGAGGAATGCGGGAAAGGAAGGAGGGAAAAGGAAGAAGATCGCGAGGACATGCGGAAAAGGAAGGAGATCGGGAAGGCGATGCGTGTGGCAATTTTGCAATCTGCCACACGGTTGTCACTTACATATTTCGTTTTCCAAAACGGAAAACAAACAACATAATGCAATTAATAATAATCGGTATCATGCTTCTAAATGACAATGCACCATCGAGTCTactgttttatttttttcctttctcatttGCCTTTTTTTCGTTGCACATTACCCATGGTCTTCATTGATGCAATATAATTTCCTCCTTCATCGAATAAAAATCTTAAGAACTTGCCTGAAAATTTTCTCCTTTTTATAGCGAATTAGTTTAAAAATCTGACATGGTAACGTGTTCACTGGCTTTTAATATCTTATAGcaaattagttttttttttgaggaattatAGCGAATTGGTTGAAAAAGATCTGGCGTGGCTCCGATCCTGCGCTAGTGCAAACTAATCCAACTGAAGAGAGCACGTTCGCTGGGATTGGCCCCCCGGCGAACGGTCGCCAGTTtagcaaaaaaaatttaaaaaaggaAAGACAAAACGAAAAGGCAAGCCCTTTTCGTCTGAATCCGAATTTGAATATCCTGCGGATTAACCTGCAGGTGGCAGCCATAGACGCACCGACTCCGCATCGAATTCGATCGACAGCGGCACGGGCCTATATAGTACGTACGCACGACGCCGATCAGGCAACAACCGGGATCGATCTGCGCATACATTCATGGCGACGGCGAGGAGCACCAAGCGCGCGCGGAGCCATGGCGCGCCGTCAACGACGACGCTACCGGACGACGCCCTCCTGGAGATCTTCGCCCGGCTGCCGGCCAAGTCGGTCGGCCGCCTGCGCTGCGTGTCGCGCTCATGGGCCGCCACGCTCAAGTCGGCCCCCTTCGTGGACCTCCACCTCCGCGAGGCCAACCGGCGTCGGCAGCCGACCCCCAGGCTCTTCTTCACCACGGCGCACCCGGACAGCAGATGGCAACTCGATGAGGTCCTCACCAAGCCCTGCCATGGCCTCGTCC
The sequence above is drawn from the Triticum aestivum cultivar Chinese Spring chromosome 7A, IWGSC CS RefSeq v2.1, whole genome shotgun sequence genome and encodes:
- the LOC123149148 gene encoding OVARIAN TUMOR DOMAIN-containing deubiquitinating enzyme 11, translated to MSEQQDHVSKSSSSSISTSTQESEEEVSVTIGSLLAQARNDKGHSLGRRLLHLGSVPHHPRVNGEIPNVDNATLDHERLLERLGTYGLAEFQIEGDGNCQFRALADQIFRNPEYHKQVRKAVMKQLKEFRKRYEGYVPMEYKVYLKKMKRSGEWGDHLTLQAAADRFGAKICLLTSFRDTCLIEIVPRDLTPTRELWLSFWCEVHYNSLYATDDLLTRKTKKKHWLF